The genomic interval TGCAGCGTGAGGATATCGAGTACGTATATAGCTTCGATGATGACTTCGACCCGGTAACTGGGGTTACCCGATTGAACACTGCCACAAATCCGTTTTCACCATAGGCTCGTCTCTGTCTGGAGGCACCCATCTTCCCAGAAAGAGGGAATACCGCCCAGTGACGACCTCTCTCATGACGGCTTCGCCCGCTTGAGCCCCACGTGCGTGGTCACCGTGTTGGTTCAATGCGTTGGGCGTACAGAGCATCGTCGAGGCCGAATAGAATGCCCGCCCGACAGGAGTCAGATTCTCTTCGATGCGGTCGTTGGCGAACGGCTCAACACTCATCCAGACGCCCTCATCGGCTAGTTTCTCTTTGACGTGGGCCGCGACCCCGACGGGATCTCCCATATCGTGAAGACAGTCGAACATCGTCACAAAGTCGAACTCGCCGTCATCGTAGGTCAACCACTGAGGTAGAGTGCAATTGCCAGTGGAGCATTACGACCCCTCTTCTGGGGGAATGTCGATCAGGCACTCATCGCACGATGTACCCTATTTAATTCTGACCACCTCAAATTATTTCTACATTGGGAGTGTAGAGGGAGTCATGAACGATGAACAGGCCCGAAGTTGGACTGACGGTCTGTCGGCGGCTGAGCGCGTCGAAGCGGTTGCACTCACTGTCAGTGAACCCCGAACAGCCAATTGGATCGCTGGTGAAGCCGAGGTCGCCCACGAGACAGCAACGAAGTACCTCAACCGTCTTGTAGACGATGGCAAACTGAGCGCGGATGCACGCGGCCAGCAGACGACATACGAGCCAGACCCGGTTGGTCAATACCTTATCGAGATGCGCGAGCTCTACGAAGAGCACTCTCCCGACGAACTCGCTGTGAGTCTCGAAGAGATGAACGAGCAGATTCGAACGTGGAAGACGGAATACGACGTCGAAACCCCCAACGAACTCCGTGCAAGCCTCGGGAGGACAGAAGACCTCACAGACGAACGCCAACGTCGACAAGTGGCCGGCGAGTGGGACCACCTCAAAACGCGCCGTCGTCTCGTCGAAGATGCACTCCACCTCTACGACCGCTTCCCCGGTGAGCGACGCTCCGCCTCCGCATGAATCCTGGAGCGGAAAATCCAGCCCTGTATCGAACACTCAAGGACGTATTGGAACGGCAAGCGGAGGTCATCTCTGTCTGGTTTAAACCAGACGCGATCCAGAAACGGTACCTCACCGCTGAAATCGACCCACAGCGGGTCGTTCCGCCGACCGGACCCGAGTCACCGCAGCTTGAAGTCCACTGGAAACTCACTGCGCCCCACGACGAATTCAGGATCGACTACGCCGATCCGAACCTGGAGTTCCACTGCGGCTGGCACCAAGATGATGATCACACCGATCTCGGCGCAGCGCACTTCCAGTACCAGACGGCTTCGATGGAGACCCCACACTACGAAGGGACCGTGTTCGAAGCTGATTCTCCTCCGAAACTCCTCTGGGAGTGCTGTGGTGATCTCTTCGAGACCGTGATTCCCGAGAATACGGCAGAACACTAGCTCGTATCTCGGGATGAGAGGCCGCAGCTCTACGACCCCCTGAGAGGTTCATCCAACTTCAAGGCGGATTCACTGAGTTCGATCTCGGTGGTGTTTGTCTGCAGATACTCGAGGATATCTCCCTCGTCGACTGTCACATCGCCACTTCCAAATTCCTTCAGGATGGCTCGAATCTCAGTATCGTAGTCAGTCAGGACACCAGTTTGGTCGTGGCTGTCGTGGCGTCGCCACGGGAGCGGTGGGTGGGGAGGAGGGGTCGTGGGCACTGGGAGTCACGAACAAAAAACAAACCGCGCAGCGAGTGTCTCTCGCGTTCTGAGACGATTGGCGGAACACTACTGCTGGTCAGCCTGATTCGGCTGCCGAGACACGCTAACTGTAGTAGTTTCACGGGACGTTCGGGGACCAGGGCTTGTCGCCTCCAATGGGTCCGATGGTGTTCTTCGCGCTACTCGTGTTCAAGTGCATCGTACACCTCACGGTGAGCATCACGATCGCTCTTTGCGACCCGCAACACGAGTTCTCGGCGGATGTCTTTCATCACCGCGTCGAGTGGTGAGTCATCCCCCTCAGTCATCATCGGCAGTGTAGGCTCCACCACGCCGCTTGATTCGGGCGATCACCATCCGATTGCCATCATGACGAAAG from Halomarina salina carries:
- a CDS encoding DUF7342 family protein, whose product is MNDEQARSWTDGLSAAERVEAVALTVSEPRTANWIAGEAEVAHETATKYLNRLVDDGKLSADARGQQTTYEPDPVGQYLIEMRELYEEHSPDELAVSLEEMNEQIRTWKTEYDVETPNELRASLGRTEDLTDERQRRQVAGEWDHLKTRRRLVEDALHLYDRFPGERRSASA
- a CDS encoding class I SAM-dependent methyltransferase — encoded protein: MTYDDGEFDFVTMFDCLHDMGDPVGVAAHVKEKLADEGVWMSVEPFANDRIEENLTPVGRAFYSASTMLCTPNALNQHGDHARGAQAGEAVMREVVTGRYSLFLGRWVPPDRDEPMVKTDLWQCSIG